A genomic segment from Sulfuritalea hydrogenivorans sk43H encodes:
- the coaD gene encoding pantetheine-phosphate adenylyltransferase — MSKSIAVYPGTFDPLTSGHEDLVRRASRLFERVIIGVAESRSKRPMFSLAERVEIAREVLTDYPNVEIHGFDCLLMDFMRQHGASVIMRGLRAVSDFEYEFQMAGMNRNLYPDVETVFLTPSDQYMFVSATMVREIASLGGDVSKFVPPQVQRRLAAKIEKRN, encoded by the coding sequence ATGAGCAAGAGCATCGCCGTTTATCCGGGGACCTTCGATCCCCTCACCAGCGGTCACGAGGATCTCGTGAGGCGTGCCTCGCGGCTGTTCGAGCGGGTCATCATCGGCGTTGCCGAGAGCCGCAGCAAGCGCCCGATGTTTTCACTGGCCGAGCGGGTCGAGATCGCCCGCGAAGTGCTGACGGATTACCCCAACGTCGAGATCCACGGCTTCGACTGCCTGCTCATGGATTTCATGCGCCAGCATGGCGCCAGCGTGATCATGCGCGGTCTGCGCGCCGTTTCCGACTTCGAATACGAGTTCCAGATGGCGGGCATGAACCGCAATCTCTATCCCGATGTCGAAACCGTGTTCCTCACGCCGTCGGACCAGTACATGTTCGTCTCCGCGACGATGGTGAGGGAAATCGCCTCGCTGGGCGGCGACGTTTCCAAGTTCGTGCCGCCGCAGGTCCAGAGACGGCTTGCCGCGAAGATCGAGAAGCGCAACTAA
- the rsmD gene encoding 16S rRNA (guanine(966)-N(2))-methyltransferase RsmD, which produces MSRIRITGGEWRSRLIEVADAPGLRPTPDRVRETLFNWLGQDLSGLSCLDLFAGSGILGFEAASRGAAPVVLVERSRPAFTALKKHADGFASPHVELFCCDALKFVPSSGRRFDLVFLDPPYGQGWLARIEPRLEQLAAPNARLYAEAEMPLERLGRWSVVKQGRAGQVFFHLLEQA; this is translated from the coding sequence GTGAGCCGCATCCGCATCACCGGCGGCGAATGGCGCAGCCGCCTGATCGAGGTGGCCGACGCGCCTGGCTTGCGGCCGACACCGGATCGGGTGCGCGAGACCTTGTTCAACTGGCTGGGCCAGGATCTGAGCGGACTTTCCTGCCTTGACCTGTTTGCCGGCAGCGGGATTCTCGGCTTCGAGGCGGCTTCGCGCGGAGCCGCCCCTGTCGTCCTGGTGGAGCGTTCGCGCCCGGCGTTCACGGCGCTGAAGAAACATGCCGATGGTTTTGCGAGCCCGCATGTGGAACTATTTTGCTGCGATGCGCTAAAATTCGTGCCCTCGTCCGGTCGGCGCTTCGATCTGGTGTTTCTCGATCCGCCGTATGGACAGGGCTGGCTGGCGCGCATCGAGCCCCGGCTGGAGCAGTTGGCTGCGCCGAACGCAAGACTGTATGCGGAGGCCGAGATGCCTCTGGAGCGGCTGGGCCGCTGGTCGGTCGTCAAGCAGGGGCGCGCCGGCCAGGTTTTCTTTCACCTGCTGGAGCAGGCATGA
- a CDS encoding M16 family metallopeptidase, translating into MRTLIVLLLSSIVPSLAFAGVKIEHWTAPSGAQVYFVETRVLPILDVQIDFAAGSAFVPAGKSGLASVTHGLLETGAADLDEEQIAGRLVDIGARLGGGVDSDRASVSMRTLSARAEREAALNLMRTVLSAPTFPQAVLEREKGRTIASIREAETRPDTIAGKRFAAAIYPDHPYGVSPTVDSVGAITREDLVAFHRQHYGAKGAVVSIIGDVSRAEAEAIAQHLTEVLPAGGGKLVPPDVKKPLRGTLKIAHPAAQSHIHIGLPAIRRSDADYFPLLVGNYTLGGGGFVSRLMKEVREKRGYAYSVYSYFAPRKLEGPFEIGLQTKREQVPDALKVVDEVLTDYIAKGPTPKELAAAKKNLVDGLALRMDSNAKLLGYLSAIGFYGLPLTYLDEFPAKVKAVTVEQVKAAFARHVKAENLMTVIVAAD; encoded by the coding sequence ATGCGTACACTGATTGTTCTGCTGCTGTCTTCCATTGTCCCGTCGCTCGCTTTTGCCGGCGTCAAGATCGAACACTGGACGGCTCCCTCCGGGGCGCAGGTCTATTTTGTCGAGACACGCGTGTTGCCCATCCTCGACGTCCAGATCGATTTTGCCGCGGGCAGCGCGTTCGTTCCCGCGGGTAAGTCCGGCCTGGCCAGTGTGACGCACGGCCTGCTGGAGACCGGCGCCGCGGACCTCGATGAAGAGCAGATTGCCGGACGCCTGGTCGACATCGGCGCGCGCCTGGGCGGCGGCGTCGACAGCGACCGCGCCAGCGTCAGCATGCGCACGCTCTCGGCCAGGGCGGAGCGCGAGGCGGCCTTGAACCTGATGCGCACCGTCCTGTCAGCGCCGACTTTCCCGCAAGCGGTGCTGGAGCGGGAAAAGGGACGCACCATCGCCAGCATCCGCGAAGCCGAGACGCGTCCCGACACCATCGCCGGCAAGCGTTTCGCCGCCGCGATCTACCCCGACCATCCCTACGGCGTCAGCCCGACCGTGGACAGCGTGGGCGCCATCACGCGCGAGGACCTCGTCGCATTTCATCGTCAGCACTATGGCGCAAAGGGCGCCGTCGTGTCGATCATCGGCGACGTATCAAGGGCGGAGGCGGAGGCCATTGCGCAGCATTTGACCGAAGTGCTTCCCGCGGGAGGCGGCAAGCTTGTCCCGCCGGACGTGAAAAAGCCGCTGCGCGGCACGCTCAAGATCGCCCACCCGGCGGCACAGAGCCATATCCACATCGGCCTGCCGGCGATCCGGCGCAGCGACGCGGACTACTTCCCGCTGCTGGTCGGAAACTACACCCTGGGTGGCGGCGGCTTCGTCTCGCGGCTGATGAAGGAAGTCCGCGAAAAGCGCGGCTACGCCTACAGCGTGTATTCCTACTTCGCGCCGCGCAAGCTCGAAGGACCGTTCGAGATTGGCCTGCAGACCAAGCGCGAGCAGGTTCCGGATGCGCTCAAGGTGGTGGATGAAGTACTCACCGACTACATCGCCAAGGGCCCGACGCCGAAGGAGCTGGCGGCGGCGAAGAAGAACCTGGTCGACGGCCTCGCGCTGCGCATGGACAGCAATGCCAAGCTGCTCGGTTATCTTTCCGCGATAGGCTTCTACGGCTTGCCTCTGACCTATCTCGACGAATTCCCGGCCAAGGTGAAAGCAGTCACGGTCGAGCAGGTCAAAGCCGCCTTCGCCCGCCACGTAAAGGCCGAAAACCTGATGACGGTGATCGTCGCGGCTGACTGA